In Magnolia sinica isolate HGM2019 chromosome 16, MsV1, whole genome shotgun sequence, the genomic window CTGAACGGCCTGGATTACCACACGTCGATCCATCAACGTTTAATTTCACCCAACCTTTGGCTGGTTTCCCCCATTTGATCACCTCTACTGGGCATGGACGCCTGACATGAGGCTGGCCTCTAAATTTGACCTCAGCTAGCAGCTGCTTCACTTCGACGTGTTCCTCAAGTAGGGCGGTCACCCACCACCTGATGTGGGCTATAGAAACGGAAGCCGGCGATGGGCAATCTTCATACCTGGCCCCATTTCTACTTCTCCATAGCTCCTATAAAATCAGAAGAGGAACAACCTTCCTGATGATGGCTGACGCTTCACCAGGAGTAGCCGCACTCCTCCATTACCTGATCCGGTCATAAATTGCATGGTGGGAAAAATAAGAGATACTGCAAACAGCTAAAAAATATTGCCAAATTGTTTTCGCCTACTGGCCATGAAAAAATAGATGTTGCAGAGTTTCCACTTGCGGGTTGGACCTGCTACCGTCATAGTAGCAAGAACACCTAGAAGCAATTTGGACACCTTTGCCTTGAACTTGAGTGTCCACAGGAATGGCTCCCTTCATTAATCTCCAACGGAACAGAGATATCTTAGGAGGAATTTTCAGATGCCAGATCCAGGTATGCCAGCAACTACCCTGCACTGTTTTCCTTCTGAACTACCACGCCGATTTAGTCGAAAAAGCACCCAAAGAATCTAACGGCCAGAAATAGGATGGAGTTTCATTTGATATCACCAAACTCCTCTAAACTATGGAGTTAAAAGTATCTTGAGACAGATAAAGGTTAACGGAGGATGGAGGGAGAGGACCCGCAATACCTATAAAATGCTTCACCTGTAAAGACTACAGCTCCTGTGGAATAGGCGTGCTCACCAAAGATTGAAGAGGCCCCAGCCTTGTCCAGTTGGTAGACCAAACATTGATCTCGTCATTCCCAACTTGCCATTAAATATTATTTGCAATAATCGGAAGCTCATTTCTAATTTCGTTCCAAAAATGGGAAGCCAACGACGATAACCGTACTACCATCCTTTAAGTCCCTCCGATGGTTGGCTCCCATATACAACACCCGTGGGCTTTCCTTCTACCCATACTTTACATTCCACGCCATTTTCCTGCGAAGAGCCAGCAACACCTCTTCCAACTTCCTAATGCCTACACCACCTTCTTCAATAGGTCTTGTAAGCTTTCTCTACTCTACCCATTGCACCTTCTTTTTGCGATCCGTCCAGCCCTAAAAGAAGTGCGCAAACCCGCGCTCCAACTCTTCAATCAGTTGCCTTGAGACTTTCATGGCCGCCATAGTATGAAGAGGAATGCTGCCCAAGACGTGCTTGATGAGCGTTAACTGACCCGCCTGCGACAGAAATCTGGTTTGCCATCCTGAAATTCTGCTACCCACCTTGTCTATCAATGCTTTAAATGAGGCCGAGGAAACTCTCCCCTTGTAGAGAGGGATCCCTAACTAATGCACACCAGCTCTAGCTCTAGAAAATCCCAATGCTATCTCAATACTATGGATTCTGCCTGTAGCCATCTTAGATGGGCATAAGAAGCTGCTTTTGTTGAAGTTTATCCTCTGCCCAGACGAttcttgaaatgcaactagaaaAGACTTCATTGAACGCAGCAAATCATGGCTGCCATTAACAAACAGTAAAGTATCATCAGCAAATAAAAGATGGGAAATTATAGGACAGCCACTCTACAACTTAAACGGCCTACACCAACCTCTCTCCACCAATTGCTTAAAATTTCTAGAGAAGACCTCCGCCGCTAGGATGAATGGCCTTGGGGATATCGGATCTCCCTGATGGAGACCTCTAAATGATTTGAAAAACCCCGTGGGTTCCCCATTGAAAAGAACTGAAAACTAGCTATTACCCCAACACGGTTCCATCAAACCAATCCATCTTTCGCTAAATCCAAAGCACTTCATCACCTTCTTAAGAATATCCCAATCGACTCTATCATTGGCTTTTTTAAGATCAAGCTTGAGGATGAGGTTTCCACCTCGAGCTTTCCTGTCCAAGTTACGCATCGCCTCAAGCGCCATCACAATATTTTCTGTAATTGACCTACCTTGCATAAAAGCCCCTTGCTCCATGGAAATAAGTCTAGGGAGAATCTTACTCAAGCGGGTAGCTAGGATCTTGGAGAAGATTTTGTAAATAACATTGCAGAGGCTTATCAGCCGATAGTTGGCAAACTCTGCAGCTGCTGGCTTTTTTAAAAGAAGACTAATTAAAGACGCCGTAAAAGCTCTAGGCATCTGAACCCCTTCCAGGAAAAAACACGCTGCCTTGTGTATATCCTCCCCAACCGTCTGCCATCAATCAACATAGAATGACACTGGAAAACCATTCGGGCCGGGAGCGCTATCCATAGGCATAGATTTGATTGCCTCAAAAGTCTCCATCCTAGTTGGAACAGCCAAAAGAGTAGCATTCTCCCTACGAGTAAGCACTGACGGAATAGCTAAAACAAGATCATTTGAACGAGTAATATGATTCGCCTGAAATAGCCGAGAAAAGAATTGCACCGCTTCAACCTTCATTTGCGCCGCATCAGAAATCGATACTCCATTACTATCCTTTATCTCATTAATAATCGCTCGCCTAATGCATTCCCGAGCTGATGCATGAAAGTGATGGGTGTTCCTGTCACCTTCCTTTAGCCACGAATTCCTAGCTTTTTGCTTCCAATATACCTCTTTCATAAGCTCCAACCGAGCCAATCTTCTCCTAATTGACAAACTTTCAAGCATTAACGCCTCTGCCCCATTATTCTGCATTTTGTTCTCCACCTGAATTAATTCAGCCTCAGCCTCCTTAATCTGATTGAAAACATTTCCAAACACTTTCTTGTTCCATACCTTTAATAGATGCATGGTCTTTTTCAACTTAAGTTGGATATTTATCATGGGGTTATACGAGCAATCTCCCTCCCATGCTTTCTTAACCACCTGTTTGAAAGAGTCATGCAGCGACCACATACGCTGGTACCTGAATGGTTTAATTGCCAGTTGATTGAGTACTGGGAAAGAGAGCAGGAGAGGCGAGTGATCCGAATTTACTCGGGCCAAGTGATTTACTCTAAAGGATGGAAAAGCTGCTGCCCACCTGTTATTAACCAAAATTCTGTCCAATCTAGCCCAAGTCCGATCTTGACCTGCTTTGTTGTTACTCCACATGAAGAAATTTCTGACGAATCCCACATCCAAAAGCCCTGAATTCTGAATAGCCACTGAAAATTCAGACATACTAATTCTGTCTGCCACACTCGCACCTCTTCTTTCGCTAGCTTCAACTACAGCATTGAAGTCTCTGCCCACAGCCCAAGGCCCTGACACACCTCTGCTTAAGTTCACCAAATCCTGCCACAAAGCTCTCATGAGGATATGGGAACATTTGGCGTAAACTATGGTTAGAAGGGTGGGCACCCTGCAATTCTGCAACGAGATGTTCAAAGAGAGCATTTGATTGGACAAAGAGTGTATGGTAACTAAGAGATGATTTTGAAAAAAGACCCAAATCTTGCCCCCAGAATCACCATTAGAGACTGAGGAATGATATCCCAACTTAAGAGTAATAGttattcttctttcctctctcgcCATCGGCTCCAAAATTGCAACGAGCATAGGGCTGTGTTTATGAATTATCTTTTTTAAAGTCCTCATTGTTGGTTTGTTGCCTACCCCTGGGCATTCCAAATGATCGCGCTATCCATCCGTAACACACCCTGAATTAACTGACCTTCTCTTTAGCCGCCGTAGCCGACAGAACCAttctccttcttccatcaaccTGACCATCTTCCTGCTTGAGACAAATCTCCTTCTGCCTTTCACTTGTAATCCTGCTTGATAATTCTGCCCTGCAGATTTCTTTTTAGCAGTCTTTGGCTTTCCCTCTTGTCGCCAATAGTTCTACTTAGCTGTGTCTTTTATCCCCTCCAGGCTATCAGTCCTGCCTGCCATTAactatttttttcctttgttcaAAGTCATCTGCCTGAATCTCAGTCCCAAATACGATGATAGGTCTACTTGAATTTGACCTGATTGCTCTACCGCTATGCCCTAGTTCTGAAGAGCCTGCTGCTGATTCCAACTGCTACCCCGATCATATTCAGGTCCTAACATATGACCCTGATATCTGTAAGAATCTGATGCTGCCTTGTTTACTCGAATGGGCGAGCTGCCGACTGATCTCGCCCTTCTAGAGTCTGATATGAGTCTGTTTCTCCTGAGGTGCCCCCACCTCCATTCTTTTGAGCATTGAACTACATTTGGGGAAGATAATTCACCAGTGCTGCTATTTAAAAGGGTTTGCTTGTCATGTAGTTGTTGCCTTCTCTGCTGACCTTCTACTATCTGCTTGCTCTTTGCTCCATCCTTCAGCTCCGCGAGTAACACTAGCTCCTTTGTGTAACACGCTGCAACAAACAATCTGCTATCAGTGCTGGCTGACGACTGGGTATTGAGTCTCTGGTTTGCACAATTTACCCTGCCCCTGAGATCATCTTCAATCTCACTCTCTGCCCCTAACACTGTaacattcatagcatcaagaCCAATCGGATAGCACACTTGAAGCGGAACTGGTAAGCTTGGATCTTCCCTATCCTGGAATGGATCCAAGGATGGGTCACCTTCCCTTTCAGGAGAAATCTTGGAATTGCACTCCCGCCCCGAAAGCATCTTGCTACCAGAGCATTGCATAGCCTCTTCGCGGCAGGGAGGAAGAGGTGACAGGAGGGACTTCTCTGAACTTCAACTCCTAGCCCGAGCAACCTTGCCCCCCTCTCGAGTAAGGGGATGAGACCTCGGGAGAATGATCTGCATAGCCTCGCTGGGGTTGGAATACTGCACTGCTTGGGTGCACTTctttgcaacattttcacaaacaattTGTGGGTAGAACTTCTGGCCGCCCCTAGCTCTGTAGAAAGCCTTTTCAAACCAGGCTCTCGTTGATTCTATGCCTCTAGCAGGCTCTGCCTTGTAATCTAAGCAACTACCCTTGCACATCTGATTGTCTAGAACTCCATAGATAGGAAATTCCTGGCCCTTCACCTTCAGGATCCTCACTTTCTGCAAGTCAGGGTTCCTGCAAAGCTTAACTCGAACTCTCGCAAATGCCTGAAATACTCCTAATGCCGCGATGCTGTCTATCTCAACAACCTCCCCGAAAGATTTAGCTAATCCCTCAATAGCTGCAGGATACCAGGCATTGGACGGGATACCCATCAGACGGATCCACACCCCTCGTAGAAGAGAAGTTTCCCATGCCGACTAGATCGAAACCTCTGAAATGCGCATATGGCTCTGTAGATCTCGATCTGCTTCGAAACTCTCCAATTCCTGCCTCGATTGGAATTTGATAAGGAACTTCTTCGGACCTAGACGGGTGAAATCCACCAAAGATGCTGCCAGAGATGATTTTCGAAGTTCATCTACAAGATGTAGAATGGAAACTTCTTTATAGCAGAATGCTATTAGAGCAAGGGCGAGAACTTGTTCCAGCTAATCAACCTGCTGAGGATCTATTTCAATGATGATAGGCTTGGCGCACTCATCTAGCGGACGAGTCTCTGAAGGAATAGGAGTAGTCTTGCCTGAAGGGTGGAATGCCCTTGTAGCTGCCGCATACGACTTTTGAGTATCAGCTCTCTGATACCGAGCAGGGGCAGTTCGCTGATTCCGACCAGAGCTAGGCCTCCTACCCCGGCTCCCTTTTTCCCTAGAGCTCTTGGCCCAGGCAAGCGATACAATCCGACCGTCTATTCTCCTCCCATGGAGGTAGTTGGCTACATTATAAGCCTCTTGCTCATAGTAGAAAGTCACAAATGCATACCCTTTGGATCTCCTACGAACATGATCCCGGGGAAGATGCACTCCCACTAACTTCCCATACCTGTTGAAAATCCAGATTAGATCATCTTCTGAAGTGTCAAAGGTAAGATTCGCAACGAAGATGGTGAACGGGGGTTGCCTAATGCGATTTCTCCTAGACGAAACTTGCTCCCAGCGACTCTCCCTTTCCCCTTCCTCCATAGCCCCCTAAATCGAAGACCGAATATCTGAGACTGTCGGCCCGAGGAGCATAAACAGCACTCCTTAGCAAGGATGCATTGAGATCCTTGTACTCTAAGAAAAGAGGGGTGTCAGTAATGCCGCTGCAGGGTGGAGAATGCTGGAGTACTTGCCaacaaaattgaaattcaaaaatCCCGCCTCTCCACCAACATTCATGTTAGACAACTTATACTATGGGAAAGATTGCACAACCATTATGTGACTGGGTTGATGCACACCTAACTCCTACTGTCAAAAGACAGGCAGATAGGGATTAAGACATTTTTTGAAACAAGATGTGGGTTGTCTAGGGGCAAAGAGATGGGAAGCTGGTCTCTCAATTTTTGGGCTAAAAGCAGGCAGACTGTAGGACAGTTTCTGGATAGTTTAATCAACTTGGCTAAGGCCAAAACTGTACAGGTTCTAGAACAGTTTTTAGGGCAGGTTTAGTCCTACATCTAATAATATAGACAGTTTTAATCCTAAATCTTACAATATAGACAGGTTTTGACGCAGAGATGGACGTAATGAGGTCAATtattgtcttcctcaaggggataattactttgaatccacatagcttctctggacttctcacgGAGATTCCTCGAGTCTACAAGGAAAAATAGGTAGAataaaactccaactcaaactccctaaaattcatgacttactataaatagtaaacttactatttatagatggtcatgattcctaatagacttcatggttttgggCCAAagatagtaagtgtccaatttggcctaccatgttattctcctaaaatttctaagcccttttcatgttgggcacgactcctaaagttctaaggatcaagagttatgatcgaactaaaacttactataaatagtaaaaatgaaattaaaaatgattttcaaccgtcgatttgatggaatctcgcaactTTGGCGTGGACAACCCTGCatagtgggttgggtggctaaagtagtttcttgtaccctaaaatcatatatggtacattgaataactcattccgatttgctaGATTTGTCTGTTTTAGGATTATGATGGTCctaatcacttccgcctccgatcgagccttctttggtccatcttggacatgaaagtatccgtgacctactctacatcaggTTTGGTCACTTTCAATGAGTTAGGTTATTGGCTATTTTGGGTGCAGTACTAGAACTTGTTTAACCAGGTGCCAGTCCCTCTTTAAAATCGTTGTTCAGACTCTTTCCCTCCTTCCACTTCCTGGTAGTTTATACTTGCTAACACTTTGAAACAAACATGCTCCCTGCTTCCACACCTGAATTTGTTGATGCTTTGTTTCACGCTTCTTACAACTAATAGTTTGGGTACAGATTTTAGTGTAATTGCTTTTGGGCGTAGCTAGGTAGAAGTGGGCTAGAAATAAGGAATAGTTAGAGATAGTTTTTGGGTTCTTTTTTGAGTCTTGTTAAAGGTTTTCGTGGGCTGAGATGACGATTTTGCTAGTTTGCAGAAAAGGGAAGTGACAcatggatgaacatgatgaggtcaatcactgtcttcctcaaggatagctactccgaatctacggag contains:
- the LOC131229853 gene encoding serine/arginine-rich splicing factor SC35-like, yielding MEEGERESRWEQVSSRRNRIRQPPFTIFVANLTFDTSEDDLIWIFNRYGKLVGVHLPRDHVRRRSKGYAFVTFYYEQEAYNVANYLHGRRIDGRIVSLAWAKSSREKGSRGRRPSSGRNQRTAPARYQRADTQKSYAAATRAFHPSGKTTPIPSETRPLDECAKPIIIEIDPQQVD